Proteins encoded within one genomic window of Setaria italica strain Yugu1 chromosome IV, Setaria_italica_v2.0, whole genome shotgun sequence:
- the LOC101776206 gene encoding chaperone protein dnaJ C76, chloroplastic isoform X1, whose translation MVGFFGTSAAYVHCHLQLRNGSVHSELIRPNHYRPRSVIRCCSTARGRTRDYYYQVLGVTVHSTPQEIKEAYRKLQKQHHPDIAGYKSHDYTLLLNEAYNVLMRNLSRHVDGKSRAGTGSGYTGDGYSSWNGPVRSQALFVDENKCIGCRECVHHAARTFSMDDVLGSAHVDIQFGDLEQQIQLAVESCPVNCIHWVESQELPVLEFLSRPQPKEGHGIFGGGWERPRNVFAAAKNFAKRLEREEQELEREQSSRSHGGHADCEAETEAQAEARHRAGEELRWKPLVDIWNGFRGWRKGGTDR comes from the exons ATGGTAGGGTTCTTCGGCACCTCTGCTGCTTatgttcattgtcatttgcaGCTCAGAAATGGATCAGTTCACAGTGAACTGATTAGACCAAACCACTACAGACCAAGAAGTGTGATCAGGTGCTGCAGCACAGCGAGGGGAAGGACCAGGGACTACTACTACCAGGTGCTTGGGGTCACAGTTCATTCCACACCTCAGGAGATAAAGGAGGCTTACAGGAAACTTCAGAAGCAACACCATCCTGACATTGCTGGCTACAAG AGTCATGACTACACCCTGTTGCTGAACGAAGCGTACAATGTGTTGATGAGGAACCTTTCCAGGCATGTTGATGGCAAGAGTAGAGCCGGCACTGGAAGCGGTTACACTGGGGATGGGTATAGCTCCTGGAATGGACCTGTGAGAAGCCAAGCTCTCTTTGTAGATGAGAACAAGTGCATAG GATGCAGGGAGTGCGTGCATCATGCTGCCAGGACATTTTCCATGGACGACGTTCTTGGCAGTGCGCATGTGGATATCCAGTTTGGAGACCTGGAGCAGCAGATTCAG CTGGCTGTGGAGTCCTGCCCCGTGAACTGCATCCACTGGGTTGAGAGCCAGGAGCTGCCGGTGCTGGAGTTCCTGTCCCGTCCGCAGCCAAAGGAAGGCCATGGTATCTTCGGTGGAGGGTGGGAACGGCCTAGGAACGTGTTCGCAGCAGCCAAGAACTTTGCCAAGAGACTCGAAAGGGAGGAACAGGAACTGGAACGGGAGCAATCCTCCAGAAGCCACGGTG GGCATGCAGATTGCGAAGCTGAAACGGAGGCGCAGGCCGAGGCAAGGCACCGCGCAGGGGAGGAACTCAGATGGAAACCTCTGGTTGATATTTGGAATGGATTCAGAGGCTGGAGGAAAGGCGGAACAGATCGGTGA
- the LOC101776206 gene encoding chaperone protein dnaJ C76, chloroplastic isoform X2: MVGFFGTSAAYVHCHLQLRNGSVHSELIRPNHYRPRSVIRCCSTARGRTRDYYYQVLGVTVHSTPQEIKEAYRKLQKQHHPDIAGYKSHDYTLLLNEAYNVLMRNLSRHVDGKSRAGTGSGYTGDGYSSWNGPVRSQALFVDENKCIGCRECVHHAARTFSMDDVLGSAHVDIQFGDLEQQIQLAVESCPVNCIHWVESQELPVLEFLSRPQPKEGHGIFGGGWERPRNVFAAAKNFAKRLEREEQELEREQSSRSHGHADCEAETEAQAEARHRAGEELRWKPLVDIWNGFRGWRKGGTDR, encoded by the exons ATGGTAGGGTTCTTCGGCACCTCTGCTGCTTatgttcattgtcatttgcaGCTCAGAAATGGATCAGTTCACAGTGAACTGATTAGACCAAACCACTACAGACCAAGAAGTGTGATCAGGTGCTGCAGCACAGCGAGGGGAAGGACCAGGGACTACTACTACCAGGTGCTTGGGGTCACAGTTCATTCCACACCTCAGGAGATAAAGGAGGCTTACAGGAAACTTCAGAAGCAACACCATCCTGACATTGCTGGCTACAAG AGTCATGACTACACCCTGTTGCTGAACGAAGCGTACAATGTGTTGATGAGGAACCTTTCCAGGCATGTTGATGGCAAGAGTAGAGCCGGCACTGGAAGCGGTTACACTGGGGATGGGTATAGCTCCTGGAATGGACCTGTGAGAAGCCAAGCTCTCTTTGTAGATGAGAACAAGTGCATAG GATGCAGGGAGTGCGTGCATCATGCTGCCAGGACATTTTCCATGGACGACGTTCTTGGCAGTGCGCATGTGGATATCCAGTTTGGAGACCTGGAGCAGCAGATTCAG CTGGCTGTGGAGTCCTGCCCCGTGAACTGCATCCACTGGGTTGAGAGCCAGGAGCTGCCGGTGCTGGAGTTCCTGTCCCGTCCGCAGCCAAAGGAAGGCCATGGTATCTTCGGTGGAGGGTGGGAACGGCCTAGGAACGTGTTCGCAGCAGCCAAGAACTTTGCCAAGAGACTCGAAAGGGAGGAACAGGAACTGGAACGGGAGCAATCCTCCAGAAGCCACG GGCATGCAGATTGCGAAGCTGAAACGGAGGCGCAGGCCGAGGCAAGGCACCGCGCAGGGGAGGAACTCAGATGGAAACCTCTGGTTGATATTTGGAATGGATTCAGAGGCTGGAGGAAAGGCGGAACAGATCGGTGA